A single genomic interval of Sinorhizobium garamanticum harbors:
- a CDS encoding rhomboid family intramembrane serine protease, translating into MERDQAVTPAETDADSDTARGREPAFNLPAGLTGILFFLIAVHALRTYLLSAAADQELILNFAFLPVRYTLPLSEQGLVWLWTPVTYSFLHGSWDHLIFNIFWMVAFGAPVVRRIGMVRLAVFWCLSAAAAVALHTVFHWGEIVVVVGASGVVSGFMGAAARFVFSPSGRISRQFAHLNRRLSLTETLANRSVLVFTGIWFLTNFLVGLGMFSVGSAGTVAWEAHIGGFLFGFLLFGFFDPRDQG; encoded by the coding sequence ATGGAACGAGATCAGGCAGTGACACCAGCGGAAACGGATGCCGACAGCGACACGGCCCGCGGCCGCGAACCTGCCTTCAATCTGCCGGCGGGGCTAACTGGTATCCTCTTTTTTCTCATCGCCGTTCACGCATTGAGAACCTATCTCCTGTCGGCGGCTGCAGATCAGGAGCTGATCCTGAATTTCGCCTTCCTGCCTGTTCGTTACACCCTCCCGCTTTCGGAACAAGGACTGGTTTGGCTCTGGACGCCGGTCACCTATTCGTTTCTGCACGGGAGTTGGGACCATCTCATCTTCAACATCTTCTGGATGGTCGCTTTCGGGGCGCCGGTCGTGCGGCGCATCGGCATGGTGCGTCTGGCCGTGTTCTGGTGCCTTTCGGCTGCCGCCGCCGTCGCCTTGCACACGGTATTTCATTGGGGTGAGATCGTCGTCGTGGTCGGGGCCTCGGGGGTCGTTTCCGGTTTCATGGGGGCGGCCGCGCGGTTCGTCTTCTCGCCAAGCGGCCGCATCAGCCGCCAGTTCGCGCATCTCAACCGGCGGCTTTCGCTAACCGAAACGCTTGCCAATCGCTCGGTGCTGGTCTTCACCGGCATCTGGTTCCTGACCAATTTTCTGGTCGGGCTCGGCATGTTTTCCGTTGGCAGCGCGGGAACTGTCGCCTGGGAAGCGCATATCGGCGGCTTCCTCTTCGGCTTTCTCCTGTTCGGGTTCTTTGATCCGCGCGACCAAGGGTAG
- a CDS encoding PAS domain-containing protein yields the protein MRSKTTTELFQYWNALRGERDLPRRDEIEPQEICALLPSLFILEQQPSGDIRFRLAGTHVCALFGRELRGQPFGALWSAGEAGEAIRIADQVMTQRSLAALSACGLTAGGDRLETELLLTPLGSPQGDSDRILGSLAPLSRPSWLHMTPVECLVAQGLQILGSGRGGRSDMAEASHAVDAKTHREEIGRKIQHLRIFEGGRER from the coding sequence ATGCGCAGCAAAACAACGACAGAGCTGTTCCAATATTGGAACGCATTGCGGGGTGAACGGGACCTCCCCCGCCGCGACGAGATCGAACCTCAAGAAATTTGTGCGCTGCTGCCAAGCCTGTTCATCCTTGAACAGCAGCCAAGCGGCGACATCCGCTTCCGGCTCGCCGGCACCCATGTCTGCGCTCTTTTCGGTCGAGAATTGCGTGGCCAGCCATTTGGCGCGCTGTGGTCCGCCGGCGAAGCGGGCGAAGCCATTCGGATCGCTGATCAGGTAATGACACAACGCTCGCTTGCCGCGCTTTCCGCCTGTGGTCTGACGGCAGGCGGCGATCGACTGGAGACCGAGTTGCTGCTCACGCCGCTCGGGTCGCCGCAGGGTGACAGCGACCGCATCCTCGGTTCCCTTGCACCACTGTCACGCCCTTCTTGGCTGCATATGACGCCCGTTGAATGCCTTGTCGCACAAGGCCTACAAATTCTAGGCAGCGGGCGCGGCGGTCGTTCGGACATGGCTGAGGCTTCCCATGCAGTCGATGCCAAAACGCATCGTGAAGAAATCGGCCGCAAGATCCAGCACCTGCGCATCTTCGAAGGCGGAAGGGAACGCTGA
- a CDS encoding PilZ domain-containing protein, producing the protein MFSFQHAQNTGPKPHQESAFQRVSVNLSGRLMLANRDEFDCTAVDMSPGDVLFSSPARPRAGERIVAYVEHVGRLEGTVSRLAEHAFVIQLNATERKREKLAAQLTWIANKHELGLPEDRRHDRLIPRKALTELTLGTGDKYACRIIDLSLSGAAIDIETRPAIGTPVKLGNMKGRIVRHFQEGVAVEFSGIQSRETLAEFL; encoded by the coding sequence ATGTTCTCGTTTCAGCACGCACAAAACACCGGCCCGAAGCCGCACCAGGAAAGTGCCTTTCAGCGCGTTTCGGTAAACCTTTCGGGACGGCTGATGCTTGCCAATCGCGATGAATTTGATTGCACCGCAGTCGACATGTCGCCAGGAGACGTGCTCTTTTCCTCGCCCGCCCGCCCACGGGCCGGCGAGCGGATCGTCGCCTATGTAGAGCACGTCGGACGTCTCGAGGGCACCGTGTCGCGGCTCGCGGAGCACGCATTCGTCATCCAGCTCAACGCGACCGAGCGAAAGCGCGAGAAGCTGGCGGCGCAGCTCACCTGGATCGCCAACAAGCACGAGCTCGGACTGCCGGAGGACCGGCGCCATGACCGCCTCATACCGCGCAAGGCTCTGACGGAGCTCACGCTCGGCACGGGCGACAAATACGCTTGTCGCATTATCGACCTCTCCCTCTCCGGCGCCGCGATCGACATCGAAACCCGGCCCGCGATCGGAACCCCCGTCAAACTCGGCAACATGAAGGGCAGGATCGTCCGGCACTTCCAGGAAGGCGTGGCGGTCGAATTCTCCGGCATTCAGTCTCGCGAAACACTGGCCGAATTCCTTTGA
- a CDS encoding transglutaminase-like cysteine peptidase — protein sequence MHKAITKTIAVAALFVGFLTEAALALPANIAVGGTTNPPIGHYEFCKRNPSECTANGTDGGPMVLTREGWQKILEINYEVNQAVTPMTDMEIHGVEEEWSYPDTIGDCEDYVLLKRRKLIERGFSPADLLITVVLQPNGDGHAVLTVRTDRGDFILDNMRSKILSWSETEYTFLKRQSSENAGRWVKLQDGRAVAVGSVKTQ from the coding sequence ATGCACAAAGCCATCACCAAGACGATTGCGGTCGCAGCCCTTTTCGTCGGTTTCCTGACCGAGGCAGCCCTCGCCCTTCCGGCGAACATCGCGGTGGGCGGCACCACCAATCCGCCGATCGGTCACTACGAATTTTGCAAGCGCAATCCGTCCGAATGCACCGCCAATGGAACCGATGGCGGCCCGATGGTTCTGACCCGCGAGGGATGGCAGAAAATTCTCGAGATCAACTATGAGGTCAACCAGGCCGTGACCCCGATGACGGATATGGAGATCCATGGCGTCGAGGAAGAATGGTCCTATCCGGACACCATCGGCGACTGCGAGGACTATGTGCTCCTCAAGCGTCGCAAGTTGATCGAGCGCGGCTTTTCTCCCGCCGATCTGTTGATAACCGTCGTGCTGCAGCCGAACGGCGACGGCCATGCGGTTCTGACGGTACGCACCGACCGCGGCGACTTCATACTCGACAACATGCGCAGCAAGATACTTAGCTGGTCGGAGACCGAATACACCTTCCTGAAGCGGCAGTCCTCCGAAAATGCCGGGCGCTGGGTGAAACTGCAGGACGGCCGCGCCGTTGCAGTCGGCAGCGTAAAGACGCAGTAG
- a CDS encoding D-alanyl-D-alanine carboxypeptidase: MRIKSSVVSRSVFFDIAKRPFGAFSKIAGRIVLAGAIAVLALAAPANANPKYAGIVVDAKTGKVLYGEDADELRYPASLTKMMTLYLAFEALEAGRISKSTPVPFSKNASAEPPSKLGVRAGKSITVEQAILSLVTRSANDAATALGELLGGSEQRFARMMTNKARALGMTHTTYRNANGLPNPEQKTTARDQARLGIALRQHFPQYYDYFSTRSFRFGKQTIGNHNRLLGNVRGVDGIKTGYTRASGFNLVTSAQLDGRSIVAVVLGGTSGGSRDAQMRKLVAKYMPAASRRGGGNLIAQTPTAEPPVAAVAQAEVKPAAAPVAVASAAMDLPNTGPVPDFRYSGESSSRMEMAYAATKPASDNPVLTGKIAPNTLEAQSAKLAAQPAAEDVDTQITNSVAAKVEAQPEEQAQPQGWVIQIGATPDKAQAMTLLGNAKEKGGKTLRNATPFTVAFSNGGGQVYRARFGGFDDQDKAVNACKVLKKKGFSCWASQQ, from the coding sequence ATGAGAATAAAGAGCAGCGTAGTGTCTCGATCCGTTTTTTTTGATATCGCGAAACGCCCGTTTGGGGCCTTTTCAAAAATCGCAGGACGGATTGTCCTCGCCGGCGCCATTGCCGTATTGGCCCTCGCCGCACCGGCAAACGCCAATCCGAAATACGCCGGCATCGTCGTCGATGCGAAGACCGGCAAGGTGCTTTACGGCGAGGATGCAGACGAGTTGCGCTATCCGGCCTCTCTCACCAAGATGATGACGCTGTATCTGGCGTTCGAAGCGCTGGAAGCCGGACGGATCAGCAAGTCCACGCCGGTTCCGTTCTCCAAGAACGCTTCGGCAGAACCTCCGTCGAAGCTGGGTGTGCGAGCCGGCAAGTCGATCACCGTCGAGCAGGCGATCCTTTCGCTCGTGACGCGCTCTGCCAACGACGCCGCCACGGCGCTGGGCGAACTCCTGGGCGGTTCCGAACAGCGTTTTGCCCGGATGATGACCAACAAGGCACGCGCGCTCGGCATGACGCACACGACCTATCGCAATGCCAACGGCCTGCCGAACCCGGAGCAGAAGACGACCGCCCGTGACCAGGCGCGGCTCGGCATCGCGCTGCGGCAGCACTTTCCCCAATATTATGACTATTTCTCTACGCGGAGCTTCCGTTTCGGTAAGCAGACGATCGGCAACCATAACCGGCTGCTTGGCAATGTCCGCGGTGTCGACGGCATCAAAACCGGTTACACCCGCGCCTCGGGTTTCAACCTGGTGACCTCGGCACAGCTTGACGGACGCAGCATTGTCGCCGTCGTGCTGGGCGGAACGTCCGGTGGTTCCCGCGACGCCCAGATGCGTAAGCTCGTCGCCAAATACATGCCGGCCGCTTCGCGGCGTGGAGGCGGCAACCTGATCGCCCAAACGCCGACCGCCGAACCGCCCGTCGCCGCCGTCGCGCAGGCTGAAGTGAAGCCTGCGGCAGCGCCCGTCGCCGTCGCTTCCGCTGCCATGGATCTGCCCAACACCGGCCCGGTTCCGGATTTCCGCTACAGCGGCGAAAGCTCGAGCCGCATGGAAATGGCCTACGCGGCAACGAAGCCGGCGTCCGACAATCCCGTGCTTACGGGCAAGATCGCGCCGAACACACTTGAAGCCCAGAGCGCCAAGCTCGCCGCGCAGCCGGCGGCCGAGGATGTCGATACACAGATCACCAACTCGGTTGCCGCCAAGGTTGAGGCCCAGCCGGAAGAACAGGCCCAACCGCAGGGCTGGGTCATCCAGATTGGTGCGACGCCCGACAAGGCGCAGGCGATGACGCTTCTCGGCAACGCCAAGGAGAAGGGCGGCAAGACATTACGCAATGCGACACCGTTTACCGTCGCCTTCTCGAACGGCGGTGGCCAAGTCTACCGCGCACGTTTCGGCGGCTTCGACGACCAGGACAAGGCCGTCAATGCATGCAAAGTATTGAAGAAGAAGGGTTTCTCTTGCTGGGCGAGCCAGCAGTGA
- a CDS encoding DUF1489 family protein yields MALHLIKLCVGAESVEDLREWVSRKALAAIAAGQEPHSFHTTRMVPKRTEELLAGGSLYWVIKGHVQARQSLIGIETFTDSEGIGRCNLILGPEVVETELQPRRAFQGWRYLQDKEAPRDLASLSSGEADMPLELRRELAELGLL; encoded by the coding sequence ATGGCGTTGCATCTCATAAAGCTCTGCGTCGGCGCAGAATCGGTCGAGGACTTGCGTGAGTGGGTGTCGCGCAAGGCGCTCGCTGCGATCGCGGCCGGGCAGGAGCCCCACTCGTTCCATACGACCCGGATGGTTCCGAAACGTACCGAGGAACTCCTTGCCGGCGGTTCACTCTATTGGGTGATCAAGGGGCATGTGCAGGCGCGGCAGTCTTTGATTGGTATCGAAACCTTCACCGACAGCGAGGGCATCGGCCGCTGCAATCTCATCCTCGGACCGGAAGTGGTCGAAACCGAACTCCAGCCACGCCGTGCTTTCCAGGGATGGCGCTATCTGCAGGACAAGGAGGCGCCGCGCGATCTCGCTTCGCTTTCCTCCGGCGAGGCGGATATGCCGCTGGAACTGCGGCGCGAACTGGCGGAACTCGGCCTTCTGTAA
- a CDS encoding L-serine ammonia-lyase codes for MFLSVFDVFKIGIGPSSSHTMGPMSAANRFLDLILSDDWPRPTHASVAAIKVSLHGSLAHTGIGHGTGRAVILGLMGERPDLVDPDSMDAIIDEVERTGRITPAGHPPYAFQPETDLVFDKKVPLPGHANGMSFSALDRDGRLLLKRIYYSIGGGFVVTDTELEAMRAAKNKPAGVKVPYPFATAQQMLEMAARSGLTIAQMKRANEECTMSREELDAGLDRIWEAMKSCIDRGLSQDGIMPGGLKVRRRARSIHDKLQEEWRSNKTNPLLANDWLSVYAMAVNEENAAGGRVVTSPTNGAAGVVPATIRYYMHFHDDADQEGIRDYLLTAAAVGGIIKHNASISGAEVGCQGEVGSASAMAAAGLAAVMGGTPEQIENAAEIALEHHLGMTCDPVAGLVQVPCIERNALGAVKAVTAASLALKGDGKHFVPLDACIETMRQTGVDMNEKYKETSTGGLAVNVVEC; via the coding sequence ATGTTTCTTTCCGTCTTTGACGTTTTCAAGATCGGTATCGGTCCTTCGAGTTCGCACACGATGGGACCGATGTCGGCGGCAAACAGGTTCCTCGACCTCATCCTTTCCGATGACTGGCCGCGACCGACACATGCGAGCGTCGCCGCCATCAAGGTCAGCCTGCACGGTTCGCTTGCGCACACGGGCATCGGCCACGGCACGGGTCGTGCGGTTATCCTCGGACTGATGGGCGAGCGTCCGGATCTCGTCGATCCCGACAGCATGGATGCAATCATCGACGAGGTGGAACGCACGGGCCGCATTACGCCCGCCGGACATCCGCCCTACGCGTTCCAGCCGGAAACGGACCTCGTCTTTGACAAGAAAGTGCCTTTGCCCGGCCATGCCAACGGCATGTCCTTCTCGGCCCTCGATCGCGACGGACGGCTACTATTGAAGCGGATCTATTATTCGATCGGCGGCGGCTTCGTCGTGACCGACACGGAGCTTGAGGCGATGCGCGCCGCCAAGAACAAGCCCGCGGGCGTAAAGGTGCCTTATCCTTTCGCGACGGCGCAGCAGATGCTCGAGATGGCCGCTCGTTCGGGGCTCACCATTGCCCAGATGAAGAGGGCAAACGAGGAGTGTACGATGTCGAGGGAAGAGCTCGACGCCGGCCTCGACCGCATCTGGGAAGCGATGAAGAGCTGTATCGACCGGGGCTTGAGCCAGGACGGCATCATGCCGGGCGGACTGAAGGTTCGCCGGCGTGCGCGTTCGATTCACGACAAGCTTCAGGAGGAGTGGCGATCCAACAAGACCAACCCGCTGCTCGCAAACGATTGGTTGAGCGTCTACGCGATGGCGGTCAACGAGGAGAATGCGGCCGGCGGCCGGGTTGTCACCTCGCCGACGAATGGCGCCGCCGGCGTCGTCCCGGCGACCATCCGCTATTACATGCATTTCCATGACGATGCCGACCAGGAGGGCATTCGCGATTACCTGCTGACCGCCGCAGCCGTTGGCGGCATCATAAAGCACAATGCTTCGATCTCCGGCGCGGAGGTCGGCTGTCAAGGCGAGGTCGGCTCGGCCTCGGCGATGGCGGCTGCAGGCCTTGCCGCCGTGATGGGAGGCACGCCAGAGCAGATCGAGAACGCCGCTGAGATCGCGCTCGAACACCACCTTGGCATGACCTGCGATCCTGTCGCCGGGCTCGTGCAGGTGCCGTGCATCGAGCGCAACGCCCTTGGCGCCGTCAAGGCGGTTACCGCGGCCTCGCTCGCCCTCAAGGGCGATGGCAAGCACTTCGTACCGCTCGACGCCTGCATCGAGACCATGCGGCAGACCGGCGTAGACATGAATGAGAAATACAAGGAAACCTCCACTGGCGGGCTCGCGGTGAACGTCGTCGAGTGCTGA
- a CDS encoding DUF599 domain-containing protein: MTLEDYIALGIFVLLWGAFNWATDGRRNFKRVSLTRLMNENRRRWIRNSLNRDLKMIDTQIIAGLQAGTAFFASTTIFALGGCFALLGATDQVQMIFNDLPQVFRGGRTGFELKVGGLTCLFGYSFFKFGWSYRLFNYCSILMGGIPMTADMMRDRQAAEQAAERAIRMNILAAKHFNAGLRAIFLSIGYLGWFISPYVFIVLTSFVIFVLIRRQFFSEAREALVEDALKH; this comes from the coding sequence ATGACCCTCGAAGATTACATCGCACTCGGCATCTTTGTCCTGCTTTGGGGCGCCTTCAACTGGGCGACCGACGGCCGGCGCAATTTCAAGCGTGTCAGCCTGACCCGGCTGATGAACGAAAACCGCCGGCGATGGATTCGCAATTCGCTTAACCGCGACCTGAAGATGATCGACACGCAGATCATCGCCGGGCTGCAGGCCGGCACCGCCTTTTTTGCCTCGACCACGATCTTCGCGCTCGGCGGCTGTTTCGCGCTGCTCGGAGCGACCGACCAGGTGCAGATGATCTTCAACGACCTTCCGCAGGTTTTTCGGGGCGGACGGACAGGCTTCGAGCTGAAGGTCGGCGGCCTCACCTGCCTCTTCGGCTACTCCTTCTTCAAATTCGGCTGGTCCTATCGCCTTTTCAACTACTGCTCCATCCTGATGGGCGGCATACCGATGACGGCGGACATGATGCGCGACCGGCAGGCCGCCGAGCAGGCCGCCGAGCGCGCAATCCGCATGAACATTCTGGCGGCCAAGCATTTCAATGCGGGATTGAGAGCGATCTTCCTGTCGATCGGTTATCTCGGCTGGTTCATCAGCCCCTATGTTTTCATCGTTCTCACCAGCTTCGTCATCTTCGTGCTGATCCGGCGGCAGTTCTTTTCCGAGGCGAGAGAAGCTCTCGTCGAGGATGCTCTCAAGCACTAA
- a CDS encoding heparan-alpha-glucosaminide N-acetyltransferase, with protein MSENTATTITETRRASPDIEKRRRIALLDALRGLALVAMAIYHFVWDLEFFGYVAVGTAGTGGWRLFARLIASSFLFLAGYSLVLGQRPNFRPRAFACRFVKIAGAALLISVATWFVFPDSFVFFGILHSIAAASLVGLLFLPLPAIVSFVAAAAAFAAPLYLRSAIFDTPLLWWVGLSQTLPRSNDYVPLLPWLAPFLVGLGTAKLLHPLLVSRGASTESRSKLWIKPLAFGGRHSLAIYLVHQPLLIGLVYLFAQIAPAAAPDPEQAYRANCVAACNRADPAAPCEAFCGCTLDRLKEQSLFEDLNMGKIDVNTDERIARTARQCTIDVQSGD; from the coding sequence ATGTCCGAAAACACAGCAACTACGATTACCGAGACGCGACGCGCGTCACCTGACATCGAAAAGCGTCGTCGGATCGCCCTTCTGGACGCGCTCAGGGGCTTGGCGCTGGTCGCCATGGCGATCTATCACTTCGTCTGGGATCTCGAATTCTTCGGCTATGTGGCGGTGGGCACTGCGGGGACGGGCGGCTGGCGGCTTTTCGCCCGGCTCATAGCGAGCAGTTTCCTGTTTCTGGCTGGCTACAGCCTCGTGCTCGGCCAGCGGCCGAATTTTCGCCCGCGCGCCTTCGCCTGCCGCTTCGTGAAGATCGCCGGCGCAGCCCTGCTGATCAGCGTCGCGACTTGGTTCGTCTTCCCGGATTCTTTTGTCTTCTTCGGCATCCTTCATTCGATCGCGGCGGCAAGCCTTGTCGGCCTCCTGTTCCTACCACTACCCGCGATCGTCTCCTTTGTTGCCGCCGCGGCTGCCTTCGCCGCGCCGCTCTACCTGCGCTCGGCCATCTTCGATACGCCCCTGCTCTGGTGGGTTGGACTTTCCCAGACGCTTCCCCGTTCGAACGACTACGTGCCTCTCCTTCCCTGGCTTGCCCCCTTCCTGGTCGGGCTCGGAACGGCAAAGCTGCTTCACCCACTGCTCGTCAGCCGGGGAGCGTCCACGGAGAGCCGCAGCAAGCTGTGGATCAAGCCGCTCGCCTTCGGCGGTCGTCACAGTCTGGCCATATACCTCGTACACCAACCGCTGCTCATCGGCCTCGTCTATCTCTTTGCCCAGATCGCACCCGCCGCGGCGCCAGACCCGGAACAAGCTTACCGCGCAAACTGCGTGGCGGCTTGCAACCGCGCAGATCCCGCCGCGCCGTGCGAAGCCTTCTGCGGCTGCACGCTCGACCGGCTGAAAGAACAAAGCCTTTTCGAGGACTTAAACATGGGCAAGATCGACGTGAACACGGATGAGCGCATTGCGCGAACCGCCCGTCAGTGCACAATCGACGTGCAATCAGGGGACTAG
- a CDS encoding methyltransferase family protein translates to MNAYRAKPLNFPWPVVLYGTAVLTALIFNRLFPIPVANGHGWFAWLAGCALILAAISIDLWAVKTLLDRHTAILPTRCATCLVTCGPFRFTRNPIYLGYTLLMIGTGLITANPWLFIAAMAAVALTTAFVIRNEERHLLSRSGFEFERYCRRTTRWI, encoded by the coding sequence ATGAATGCCTATCGTGCCAAGCCGCTGAATTTCCCTTGGCCCGTCGTGCTCTATGGCACGGCCGTTCTGACTGCACTGATTTTCAACCGTTTGTTCCCGATTCCCGTAGCGAACGGACACGGCTGGTTTGCGTGGCTCGCCGGATGCGCACTGATCCTTGCGGCGATCTCCATCGACCTGTGGGCCGTCAAGACGCTGCTCGACCGGCACACCGCGATCCTGCCGACCCGTTGCGCCACCTGCCTCGTTACCTGCGGCCCTTTTCGCTTCACCCGCAATCCGATTTATCTCGGCTACACGCTGCTGATGATCGGCACTGGACTGATAACGGCCAACCCGTGGCTCTTCATCGCGGCGATGGCGGCTGTCGCGTTGACGACCGCCTTTGTCATCCGCAATGAAGAGAGACATCTGCTGTCGCGCTCCGGCTTCGAATTCGAGCGCTATTGCCGTCGCACCACGCGGTGGATCTAA
- a CDS encoding MerR family transcriptional regulator yields the protein MNKYYSITELTREFGISTRTLRFYEDEGLIHPERRGRTRLFRQADRHLIKEILRGRRIGFTIAEIREIIQVYKDPPGEMGQLQLLMTRVEEKREELRQKRKDIDDTLAELDNVEEACLTRLAEIGVGT from the coding sequence GTGAATAAATACTATAGCATCACTGAGCTAACACGGGAATTCGGCATCTCGACCAGAACGCTCCGCTTCTACGAGGATGAAGGTCTTATTCATCCGGAGCGTCGCGGCCGCACGCGACTGTTTCGGCAGGCTGACCGTCATCTCATCAAGGAAATCCTGCGCGGCCGGCGCATCGGCTTCACCATTGCCGAAATTCGCGAGATCATACAGGTCTACAAGGATCCGCCGGGCGAGATGGGCCAGCTGCAGCTTCTGATGACTCGCGTCGAGGAAAAGCGCGAGGAATTGCGGCAGAAACGCAAGGATATCGATGACACGCTCGCCGAGCTCGACAACGTCGAGGAGGCCTGCTTGACGCGTCTTGCGGAGATCGGCGTCGGCACTTAA
- the mgtE gene encoding magnesium transporter, whose product MSNIGDDDRSEETTAYDGSDIYADDGSVRSDFLMHVGAAIADRDTIYLRQHVAGLHASELGDLLEAIQPEQRLALVSLLGKEFDLAALTEVDEAIRLDIVEHLPNEQIAEAIGEMDSDDAVYILEDLDQEDQEEILAKLPFTERVRLRRSLDYPESTAGRRMQTEFVAVPPFWTVGQTIDYMREDEDLPDSFTQIFVIDPTFKLLGTVDLDRVLRTKRSIKVDAIMRDTSHAVPAEMDQEEAAQLFEQYDLLSAAVVDDNGRLVGVLTIDDVVDVIQEEAEEDLLRLSGVGDEELSDSVAEASRSRVPWLFINSITACIAASVIGLFDATIQQIVALAILMPIVAGMGGNAGSQTMTVTVRALATRGLDIHNAPRIIRREAGVGLLNGMIFGTFIGLVAGLWFQDPNIGGIIATAMLINMMAAALAGIMIPLLLEKSGADPAVSSAVFVTAVTDITGFFSFLGIATWWFHVT is encoded by the coding sequence ATGAGCAATATCGGCGACGACGACCGTTCGGAAGAAACCACCGCTTATGACGGTTCGGATATCTATGCCGACGACGGCTCAGTGCGCTCCGACTTCCTGATGCATGTCGGCGCCGCGATTGCCGATCGCGACACGATCTATCTGCGCCAGCACGTTGCCGGCCTTCACGCCTCCGAACTCGGCGATCTTCTCGAGGCTATCCAGCCGGAACAACGGCTGGCGCTCGTCTCGCTGCTCGGCAAGGAGTTCGATCTTGCCGCGCTGACCGAGGTCGACGAGGCCATCCGTCTCGACATCGTCGAACATCTGCCCAACGAGCAGATCGCCGAGGCGATCGGAGAGATGGACTCCGACGATGCGGTCTACATTCTGGAGGACCTGGATCAGGAGGATCAGGAAGAGATCCTCGCCAAGCTGCCCTTCACCGAACGCGTGCGTCTGCGTCGCTCGCTCGACTATCCGGAAAGCACCGCCGGCCGGCGCATGCAGACGGAATTCGTCGCGGTGCCGCCGTTCTGGACCGTCGGCCAGACGATCGACTACATGCGCGAGGACGAGGATCTTCCCGACAGTTTCACGCAGATCTTCGTCATCGATCCAACGTTCAAACTTCTCGGAACCGTCGATCTCGACCGTGTGCTCCGCACCAAGCGGTCGATCAAAGTCGATGCCATCATGCGCGACACGAGCCATGCCGTTCCCGCCGAGATGGACCAGGAAGAAGCGGCTCAGCTCTTCGAACAGTACGACCTCTTGTCGGCCGCCGTCGTCGACGACAATGGCCGTCTCGTGGGCGTGCTGACCATCGACGATGTGGTCGATGTGATCCAGGAAGAGGCGGAGGAGGATCTGCTGCGCCTGAGCGGCGTCGGCGACGAGGAATTGTCGGACTCCGTTGCCGAAGCCTCGCGCTCGCGGGTGCCATGGCTCTTCATCAACTCTATAACGGCCTGCATAGCCGCCTCGGTGATCGGCCTTTTTGACGCGACCATCCAGCAGATTGTAGCCTTGGCCATCCTGATGCCGATCGTGGCCGGCATGGGCGGCAATGCGGGTTCGCAGACCATGACCGTGACCGTCCGTGCGCTCGCGACCCGCGGCCTTGACATTCACAATGCGCCGCGGATCATCCGCCGCGAAGCCGGGGTAGGGCTGCTGAACGGCATGATTTTCGGCACGTTCATCGGCCTCGTGGCAGGCCTGTGGTTTCAGGATCCCAACATCGGCGGCATTATCGCCACGGCAATGCTGATCAACATGATGGCCGCAGCGCTCGCCGGCATCATGATTCCGCTTCTCCTGGAAAAGTCCGGTGCCGATCCGGCCGTTTCCTCTGCCGTCTTCGTCACTGCGGTTACTGACATAACCGGCTTCTTCAGCTTTCTCGGTATCGCCACCTGGTGGTTCCACGTCACGTGA
- a CDS encoding peptide deformylase, whose amino-acid sequence MAILPIVRFPHPALTTAAETIEHFDDDLRQLATDLLDTMHAAPGIGITANHVGVLRRLTVIELDRTSGSRVFANPEIIWQSDNLMRHAEGSVSMPGISEEVERPCAVRVQYQSLSGETLEEYAEGLMAICLQHEIDQLSGIFWTQRLSRLKRERAVKRFEKMTSSER is encoded by the coding sequence ATGGCTATTCTCCCCATCGTACGCTTTCCGCACCCGGCGCTCACCACCGCGGCCGAAACGATCGAACATTTCGACGACGATCTTCGGCAACTCGCTACCGACCTTCTTGACACGATGCACGCTGCCCCCGGGATCGGCATTACCGCGAATCATGTAGGCGTTCTGCGACGGCTGACAGTGATCGAGTTGGATCGGACAAGCGGCTCGCGGGTGTTCGCCAATCCGGAGATTATCTGGCAATCCGATAACCTGATGCGGCATGCGGAAGGCAGCGTCTCGATGCCGGGTATTTCAGAGGAAGTCGAACGACCGTGCGCGGTGCGCGTGCAGTATCAATCGCTATCCGGTGAGACGTTGGAGGAATATGCGGAGGGACTGATGGCGATCTGCCTGCAGCACGAGATCGACCAGCTTTCCGGGATTTTCTGGACGCAACGCCTTTCCCGGCTAAAACGCGAACGCGCCGTCAAACGGTTCGAAAAAATGACCAGTAGCGAGCGGTGA